The proteins below are encoded in one region of Bremerella sp. P1:
- a CDS encoding TrkH family potassium uptake protein: MNYRLVCRLLSIVCLIIGVTMVFSLPWAWPTIGHRTDENFQQFETHGFLGLVYSILLSIICWAVLWRIGRKSKGELYRREAMAIVGLSWLIATILGAMPYLLSGSCNKLSVRLFNSHQHAPQVYRDAVSPLSEDQYALVQSLVAAGARGLSKEKLAEQYNAKVTKLNKGESPERPFDQVFDELRELPHWRGALIEPDEEPDAPKDRRNNYRIRAVPMSIADAIFESQSGFSTTGATVIADLEDPVSIPHCILFWRSSTHFLGGLGIIVLFVVILGQGSAGKALMRNEMPGPSKEGSHSRMQHTAWMFAGLYCGLNLVLTVLLWLLGMNFYDAVCHAFGTLATGGFSTYNASLGHFVQADPVSGAWIEYVVIVFMVLAGTNFTLLYFMMIGQAFRLIEDIEWRYYMGIIVGVTIAVMTFGMFYDDFVIDPETSLVNEFLYALRYGLFQVVSIITTTGYGTHDFDQWNSFGRGVLFLLMFVGGCAGSTGGGLKVIRHILFHKILFLQLEKSYHPTVVRPLRLGGKPVDDPELQNNILIYFSLILVLFVFGWLSVVTLEPDSTWGASEEHIEHKLIDSATAVAATLNNVGPGLGIIGATQNYANFTSWTKLLFTALMMIGRLEIFAVLVLFMPRFWRSR, from the coding sequence ATGAATTATCGTCTGGTGTGCCGACTTCTGTCGATCGTCTGCCTGATTATCGGGGTGACGATGGTCTTCAGCCTGCCGTGGGCCTGGCCAACGATTGGGCATCGTACGGACGAGAACTTTCAGCAGTTTGAAACGCACGGTTTTCTCGGGCTGGTCTATTCGATCCTGTTAAGCATTATCTGCTGGGCCGTTCTCTGGCGCATCGGACGCAAGTCGAAAGGGGAACTTTACCGCCGTGAAGCGATGGCGATCGTGGGGCTCAGTTGGTTGATCGCCACTATCTTGGGCGCGATGCCGTACCTGTTATCCGGTTCGTGCAACAAGCTCTCGGTGCGGTTGTTCAATTCTCATCAGCATGCACCTCAGGTGTATCGTGACGCGGTGTCACCTCTTTCGGAAGATCAGTACGCGCTGGTGCAGTCGCTGGTCGCCGCCGGTGCACGAGGTCTATCGAAAGAAAAACTGGCCGAACAGTACAATGCCAAAGTTACGAAACTGAATAAGGGAGAAAGCCCGGAACGCCCTTTCGACCAGGTCTTTGATGAACTGCGAGAACTGCCGCACTGGCGCGGTGCGTTGATCGAACCGGACGAAGAACCCGACGCGCCAAAGGATAGGCGTAACAACTATCGAATACGCGCCGTTCCGATGAGCATCGCGGACGCCATTTTTGAATCGCAGTCGGGGTTTAGTACGACCGGAGCCACGGTGATTGCTGACTTGGAAGATCCGGTCAGTATTCCGCATTGCATTCTGTTTTGGCGAAGCAGTACGCACTTTCTCGGCGGCTTGGGTATCATCGTGCTCTTCGTGGTGATCCTGGGGCAAGGCTCTGCGGGAAAGGCTCTGATGCGGAATGAGATGCCTGGCCCTAGTAAGGAAGGATCGCATTCACGTATGCAGCATACGGCCTGGATGTTTGCTGGGCTGTACTGCGGGCTGAATCTCGTCCTGACCGTGCTGCTGTGGCTGTTGGGCATGAATTTTTACGACGCGGTGTGTCATGCGTTCGGAACACTAGCCACCGGTGGCTTCAGCACCTACAACGCCAGTCTCGGACACTTCGTCCAGGCCGATCCTGTCAGTGGAGCCTGGATCGAGTACGTCGTGATCGTCTTCATGGTTTTGGCAGGCACGAATTTCACGCTGCTGTACTTCATGATGATCGGTCAGGCCTTTCGCTTAATCGAAGATATCGAATGGCGTTATTACATGGGAATCATCGTGGGCGTCACGATCGCCGTGATGACCTTCGGGATGTTTTACGATGACTTTGTCATCGATCCCGAAACCTCACTGGTGAACGAGTTCCTTTATGCCCTGCGTTACGGTTTGTTCCAGGTTGTTTCGATCATCACGACGACCGGTTACGGGACGCATGACTTTGATCAATGGAATAGCTTTGGGCGTGGTGTGCTCTTCCTGTTGATGTTCGTCGGCGGATGTGCCGGTAGTACCGGCGGTGGCTTGAAAGTGATTCGCCACATCTTGTTCCACAAGATTCTCTTCCTGCAGCTTGAAAAATCGTACCATCCCACGGTGGTGCGTCCGCTGCGTCTGGGTGGCAAACCGGTGGATGATCCGGAACTACAGAACAATATCTTGATCTACTTCTCGCTGATTCTGGTGCTGTTTGTCTTCGGCTGGTTGTCGGTTGTGACGTTGGAGCCTGATTCGACCTGGGGAGCCTCGGAAGAGCACATCGAACACAAGCTGATCGATAGCGCGACCGCTGTTGCGGCTACGCTTAACAACGTGGGCCCGGGTCTGGGGATTATCGGGGCGACGCAGAACTACGCCAATTTCACCTCGTGGACCAAGCTGCTGTTTACCGCGTTGATGATGATTGGACGACTGGAAATTTTTGCGGTTCTGGTTCTGTTTATGCCGCGATTCTGGCGTTCTCGCTAG
- the trkA gene encoding Trk system potassium transporter TrkA — MRIVILGSGTVGTWIADLLCRNNHSVTVVESNVETVRVINAELDIRAIHGSASESAILFQAGIIGCDLCLAVTGDDEVNIVAASMAKAMGARRCVARVYGRVFRDLSTFDYQRHFRIDRFLSLEHLSAVEFVRAIRSPGSAVLENFARGELEVQEIICDDPAPATGKELKEVKLPKGVRVGTIQRQGKTWIAGAGDSIDVGDHITLIGTREEIDSVKSKFQVKAAPVRSVVIAGGGETGLALARMLEGQRYHVTLMEENMERCEFLSRLLEHTTVVHADATRRAILEEERVGNMDVFVACTGDDENNIMACVEAREIGAKECMAIVQRPDYANVVEKLGINLAVSPRNVVARQVLGLLNSGPIISKKNLPGGGIAIVEFEVMPGVVATEHVIANLKLPPHCLIAAIMSSDYVRVASADDRLTPGDTVVVLVEESTLDAVVKLFEE; from the coding sequence ATGCGAATCGTAATTCTGGGTTCGGGAACGGTCGGTACGTGGATTGCGGACTTGCTATGTCGCAATAACCATAGCGTGACGGTCGTCGAATCGAACGTTGAAACGGTACGTGTCATCAACGCGGAACTCGATATTCGTGCCATTCATGGTTCGGCATCCGAATCGGCCATTCTGTTTCAAGCCGGGATCATCGGTTGTGACCTGTGTCTGGCAGTGACTGGCGACGACGAAGTGAACATCGTTGCCGCGAGTATGGCCAAAGCCATGGGGGCCCGCCGCTGTGTTGCGCGCGTGTACGGTCGCGTGTTTCGCGACCTGAGTACGTTCGACTACCAGCGGCACTTTCGGATCGATCGTTTCCTCAGTCTTGAACATCTTTCTGCGGTTGAGTTCGTCCGCGCGATTCGCTCGCCCGGTAGTGCAGTGCTGGAAAACTTTGCTCGAGGCGAGCTCGAAGTTCAAGAAATCATTTGCGACGATCCGGCACCTGCGACCGGTAAAGAGCTCAAAGAAGTGAAGCTGCCCAAGGGCGTGCGTGTCGGAACGATTCAGCGGCAAGGCAAGACCTGGATTGCCGGGGCAGGCGACTCGATTGACGTGGGGGACCATATCACGTTGATCGGAACACGCGAGGAAATCGACTCGGTCAAATCGAAGTTTCAGGTTAAAGCGGCTCCCGTCCGATCGGTGGTGATCGCCGGTGGTGGTGAGACAGGCCTGGCGTTGGCTCGCATGTTGGAAGGCCAACGTTACCATGTCACGCTGATGGAAGAGAACATGGAACGCTGCGAGTTCCTGTCTCGTCTGCTTGAGCACACAACCGTCGTTCATGCCGATGCCACGCGCCGCGCGATTCTGGAAGAAGAACGCGTCGGGAACATGGATGTCTTTGTGGCGTGTACCGGCGATGACGAAAACAATATCATGGCCTGTGTCGAAGCCCGTGAAATCGGTGCCAAGGAGTGCATGGCCATCGTCCAGCGCCCTGATTACGCCAACGTGGTCGAGAAGCTGGGCATTAACCTGGCCGTGAGCCCGCGAAACGTGGTCGCGCGACAGGTGCTTGGTTTGCTCAACAGCGGACCGATCATTTCCAAGAAGAACTTGCCAGGCGGCGGGATCGCGATCGTCGAGTTCGAGGTCATGCCTGGTGTTGTGGCGACGGAACACGTGATCGCCAACCTCAAGCTGCCGCCGCATTGTTTGATCGCGGCCATCATGAGTTCTGACTATGTGCGTGTGGCATCGGCAGACGATCGTCTGACGCCGGGCGATACGGTGGTCGTACTTGTGGAAGAGTCGACCTTGGATGCGGTCGTCAAACTGTTTGAAGAATAA
- a CDS encoding tetratricopeptide repeat protein, producing the protein MRLALFLMFVAIGLCPSDAFAQRKPKEEPLELPTDPRLVEIHREFVTKAEKLGDEYARKKDWEKARIVFGEVLKLVPNYKPAVEKMKVINGELSNANKKLVTVEASEGWQDTGINVIEGSPIAFRVEGEWLLVHPSDANGLEIPREIRDYKLGSLIGVVAKSATPDKDTVPFTIGTQKRMNVPQTGRLLLKMHDLNNEDNRGQVRVEITGNF; encoded by the coding sequence ATGCGACTTGCCCTCTTTTTAATGTTCGTGGCCATCGGTCTTTGCCCGTCCGATGCCTTCGCCCAGCGGAAGCCCAAAGAAGAGCCGCTGGAACTGCCGACCGATCCACGCCTGGTCGAGATCCATCGCGAGTTCGTTACCAAGGCCGAGAAGCTCGGTGACGAATATGCTCGGAAGAAAGATTGGGAAAAGGCACGCATCGTTTTCGGCGAAGTTCTCAAGCTGGTGCCCAACTACAAACCGGCCGTTGAAAAGATGAAGGTGATCAACGGAGAGCTTTCCAACGCCAACAAAAAACTGGTGACCGTCGAAGCCAGCGAAGGTTGGCAAGACACCGGCATCAATGTCATTGAAGGCAGTCCGATCGCGTTTCGCGTCGAAGGTGAATGGCTGTTAGTTCACCCGAGTGACGCGAATGGATTGGAGATACCCCGAGAAATCCGTGATTACAAGCTTGGTTCCTTGATTGGGGTTGTTGCCAAATCGGCCACGCCTGATAAAGATACGGTCCCTTTCACCATCGGTACCCAAAAGCGAATGAACGTTCCTCAAACGGGACGTTTGCTGCTCAAGATGCACGACCTGAACAACGAAGATAATCGTGGTCAGGTTCGCGTCGAGATCACGGGCAACTTCTAG
- a CDS encoding (2Fe-2S) ferredoxin domain-containing protein, which yields MSKFTHHIFVCNKCKPPKHLRDGKHDSAKLRAALKKEIKRLGLKAQVRANDSGCLDQCDDGQVVVIYPQAIWYGGVTEGDAERIIHETILAGKVLEDLQIPDERLRCGKAAKKMEPESSAPSPSN from the coding sequence ATGTCAAAGTTCACGCATCACATTTTTGTCTGCAATAAGTGCAAGCCCCCTAAGCATCTACGGGATGGGAAGCACGATTCCGCAAAGCTGCGGGCCGCCCTCAAGAAAGAGATCAAACGCCTGGGGCTCAAAGCTCAGGTCCGTGCCAACGACTCGGGTTGTCTCGACCAGTGCGATGACGGTCAAGTGGTTGTGATCTATCCCCAGGCCATCTGGTATGGCGGAGTCACCGAGGGTGATGCCGAGCGAATCATCCACGAAACCATTCTTGCAGGAAAGGTTTTAGAAGATTTGCAGATTCCCGACGAACGACTTAGATGTGGCAAGGCTGCCAAGAAAATGGAACCTGAGTCTTCCGCACCCTCCCCTTCAAACTAG